The segment atttagcCTAAAGTTTCTGTTTATGGCCCCAAATTCCCCTAAAATTCCCCCTCATTCAGATTTTTCCCCAAAGCTTCCTAACAGTGAAAACTTAGCTACCCAAGGCAGCCAACCCAGAAAGCCCTTTGGCAGGAACAATAGCTGTTGTAATCTTCCAGCTGAGGCCACAAAATTTCCCCTGTTCCGTAAGAAGGAACAACAGTGCTTTTACGACATCATCTGATTTTGCAGAACGAGCAGCCGGTGTGTACCACAGAGAAGCACGGTCTGGCAAATACAAGCTCACCTACGCAGAAGCTAAGGCGGTGTGTGAATTTGAAGGCGGCCATCTCGCAACTTACAAGCAGCTAGAGGCAGCCAGAAAAATTGGTAACTGATTTCacaatgatttttcttcttttttatccttggaggaaaaaaatccatctttCCTAAGCCCTAGTAAGACTTCTTTCTCCAACCCCCTTCTGATATATCACTAAGCCCCTAGGACATCTCTGCTCTCTGACTTCTATCCATCTGCCTAGAGTTGGCAGACAGTTTCTAGTACCAGCAACTTATGTGGAGTCTTAACCCAGTGTGACCTAATAAAATACaagtcaaaagaaaatgaaaacctcattatttcaatattatttaaatttctcaTTAATTTCAATGCCATTGCTATTCTTTTTAGTATTGTTCTGTCTCTTTGACTTCTCAGTATGGAGGCTGTTAAATGATGCTATAGTACTATATTGAGTCTTACAAGGAAATTTACTTGGTAGAGAAATATTGAATTTAGTGGctttttcccccaatttttttccattaagtGGGAGAATGTATTTGTACTTCAGGATCAAAAGCTATAAGGAAAAGGAGGACAGGAAGGTCGTGAGATAGAAGCAGAAAGAAACTGGGAAGATGGTATCAGAAGACCTGGTGAAAATCCCAGCAATCAACTGGTGTTACATGCTTCTTTATACAAAAGTGGATTGCTACCATCTCTCTTGGCCTTTGGGGAGAATGGGCCACCCCCATTCAGAACTCCTTTGCTGACTGGATAACATCCGGCAAAGTTGATACattactcaagaaaaaaaataagagtgtTTTCTCAAATGCCCCAAAGCCTGCCCAGATGACTGCTGGTCTGTAATCAGGGGGCGGCATGGGGCATAGTAACTGGAATGGAAGAGACAAAGCCCATAGTCTTTACTGGCCATCCTGGACCTCTAGTAAAATTGCTCTTGGTGGCATTGACAGATACTAAAACAGCCTCTGAGGCTGAGCAAAGGAAACAGGGCTGAGCCTTTGTTTGAAATGTATGAGAGAATTTATCtttattcaaatcttttaaaacattacGAATATCTGatagggtgcagtggttcacacctgtaatcccagcactttggactgcttgagctcaggagttcaagaccagcctaggcaacatagcgaaacctcatctctacaaaaaaaacaaaaaaattagccagttgtggtgatgcacacctgtggtcacagctactctaaagactgaggtgggaagattgcttgaacccaggaggtggaggctgcagtgagctgtgttcatgccactgcactctagcctggatgacagagcaagaccatgtctctaaataaataaataggccaggcgtggtggttcatgcctgtaatcctagcacttcggaaggctgaggtgggcagatcacttgaggtcaggggtttgagaccagtctggccaacatggagaaaccccatctctactaaaaatacaaaaattagctgggcatggtggtgcatgcctgtaagcccagctattcaggaggctgaggcaggagaattgcttgaacccaagaggcagagattggagtgagccgagattgcaccaccccactccagcctgggtgacagagtgacactctgtctcaaaaaataaataaataagatattacAAATATCTTAATTGAtcctaaaatagaaattaaattaccacttgaaaatattttttcaaaattgataATTTCAGAAATTGTCTCATGGCATTCCATAAGTCATTTGTGAAAAGAAGCCAGCTCTGAACTTGGATTAGTTTCATACCCACAATAATTTGTAgtccatttgcatttttttcaagtAAGAGGTAGTTTTCCAATAAAAATCAGAAGTTATATTTCATGTGTATTCACACTTTGTCTAATTAAGGAAGCAATTTTCTCCCTTTTACATGAACTGGATTTGACCAGTTAAGAAACTTACTATTGGAAGTGGCTATCTTTGCTAAGATGACTTTTGCTTAGCCAAGACAGTTTACCTGTTTAGTCCATAactctttttcttcttgcaggATTTCATGTCTGTGCTGCTGGATGGATGGCTAAGGGCAGAGTTGGATACCCCATTGTGAAGCCAGGGCCCAACTGTGGATTTGGAAAAACTGGCATTATTGATTATGGAGTCCGTCTCAATAGGAGTGAAAGATGGGATGCCTATTGCTACAACCCACACGgtgtgttaaaaataataattttatgttttgcaaAAACAGTTCCATGCTGCTAAGAGgttgttaaaaaagaaatggctACTTTTTCCAGAAATAATTGATTTTGGTAATAATAACTACTACTAATAACTACAATTCATAAAGTGCTTATACTATACCCGACATTGAGTTGTGTTCCTTCGTCTACACTCTAACTTAATATTCACAATAATTCTTCAAGGAGCTATTGTTATACCTATTTTAGAAATCAGGAAATTGAAACTTAGAGAATTAAGTAACCCCAAATCAGGAGTCAATAATGATTAGGCAGATGGGACTGAGAATTCAGATCTTCTCTGTGCCAGGGAACTTCCCagccataaagaaaaagaaaataaaaaagcagattaAAAACTTGTCACAGTAAATTAGCTAAAACAATAAAGTGATGCTACCAAATGTTAACTATTCAAAATTGTCCTTTTGatacaatggggaaaaggagacaaagtaaacaaataaattctttccttaatttctttttgtgtatatatgctaGTCCTTCCAAACTAAGCAACTCTAATTCTATGGTTTAacaattatatactgtatatactagCTATCATTAtaccatatatttttattcatattttttccatgtttgctTGCAACTaggaaataatgagaaaattaacTCATAATTACTATAAAGAATTATTCTTAGGTCATGGTCTTGGAGAAAAAGTAGGCTGTTCTTTTTGGGTATATTTCCACCAGGACAATGTTACAAAATATTACAGTATGTTACAAAGTCTTCCTGGCATTTAGGATCATAAACATCCTCAGATGTGTCCCATTTGGATTTACCCTATAAGAAATTCCATAACACAGTAGGAGAGTTACATAGTGAGGTTTTAGTGTATTATTATAAAATCTATTATTTAATGATATTAACATTTGGAGAATAGTTTCTCATGTCTGTAACTAACCTATATCTCAAAATTATGTGTAGTCCAAGTAGAAAGATTTTTGCCTACAGCTACAACTAGTCTTAACTGAgacaaaataggaataaatacTTAACAGTGCATTTATGTAACTTTAACTTTCAAGTCACTTTGACATGCTTTAAGCTTATTTAGTCCTATACTATACAGTACTAATTTAGTCCTATATTTAGTTATGTCAACAATATGtatcttcctttcctccctccctctcttacattttcttaaatatatttatgcagACCACTCTTTTTTACTCTTAAGAGTAACTCTTCTTTTCAAATGTATTCTCTGATTCTTCTTTCACTTGATAAACTTTAGGATCTGTGAGCTTCCACTGGATAATTTCCATAGATTAAACTCTAGAGTCATTGAAGAAGTGCCAATGAAACGGCCCTTTCAGTATTTCATTGCCCTTTCATAAGAATATAAtcctaaattataaattattataagttGCTTTCTTTTCTCAGAGAGGCTGAATACACTCTGGGAATACAGAATCCTGGGAGATTTGTTTTTACCCAATTCTCAGTGCATTGAGCTCGCTTTTGGATTTGGCGGTATGCTGACTATTTAGGATGTGGTTAACTTGAAGGAGACTTGACCGCCTGAACTAGCACTAGGGGAACAGTTCACTGAAACATcactggaataaaaaaaaaaaataatggcttCACAAAAATAAAGCAATCATTATTGATTAATCAATGTCACCAAGTTAGAGCTGATATTCTAAATAATAGGTGAGGCAGTAACTagatataacataaaatatagatCTAAATAAATATAGCCAAATAGGCAGCCAAATTAGttcaatatttgaattttttctaaTCTATTAATATATACAACAAAGATTGGATGCTATGGGATGGAACAACTCACTCCTAAAGCTGGCAATATACATCCTTATGCAGACATACAAACTatgtgttgtatattttattatacagtaAGAATAGCTTATGGGTTGCATAACAtccttaaattattttctgtattttatcctTAGAATAACCCTGTGTGATAGATAATGGGAAAGGTATGGCTACATTTATTTTaccaatgaagaaaatgaagtgtAGAGTAGTCACCAAGCTTGAACTAGATCCTTGACCTTCATTTGTTGCTCCCCAGCCTTTCTATGCTCCTGTTCTGCTTTATTTCATCAAAGCAGAACAGGAGCATAGAAAGGCTGGGGAGCACCTTTTTTCTAGACATTAGACACTTACCTGATATGGAATTAAAATTAACCAGGGCTTCTTCCTAGCTTTCCCTCTAGGTCATATTGCAAACCACTGATTCTGAGACagcgtttttgttttgttttatatgtgtttgtttttcttatgacAATTTATAACATACTGAAATCTGTTAAATGATGAATGACTTGGAAAAACAAACATGAATATCTCCATCAAATCTTAAAATATTAGGATTAGGGTATCAGTTTAAAATCAGTAAAGGCAGTATAcagaataattataaattattcctTTTAAGTGGATTAGAGAGACTTTAAAGTCTCTTGCGATCATGAAATTGTATAATGATTTTCCAAGCAGAATTTATGGGATCCATTATTCTAAGTGCTTGTGGCCCTGAAGACATATGGTGACACCACAGGGCAAAGTCCCTACCATCTTGATAGGGCTGTTTgtaatataaatgtgtatatatttgtcaaaatacaTAGACataggccaggtgccatggctcacacctataatcccaacactttgggaagctgaggtgggtcgatcaccagaggtcaggagttcaagtccaacctggcccacatggcaagaccctatctctactaaaaatacaaaaattagccagacgtggtggctcatgcctgtaatcccagctactcagaaggctgaggcataagaattttTTGAACAAttgcagaggctacagtgagccaagattgtgccactgcactccagcctgggcaacagagtgagactccatttcaaaaaacaacaacaaaaaataggcgTGTGCACAAAACACTTGTTATGTTATgccttaaaagataaaataaaaatattttttaaagtacaattaaTTACAttacaattgttttaattttaaaatttatttttatttttattttttagagctggaggtctcactatgttgcccaggttggcctcaaactcctaggctcatgagattcttctgcctcagcctcccagttagctgggacTAAGGGTGAGCATCACTACACCTagccatttttttcttactatatttacttttttaaaattcatggctgggcacagtggctcatgtttataatctcagcactttcagaggcagaggcaggaggctcacttgaggtcaggagttcaataccagcctgggcaacattgcaagatccatttccacacaaaaaaaataaaaattaccagggctgggtggcacatgcctgtcatcccaactacttaggaggctgaagtgggaggattgcttgagccaaggagttcaaggctgcaataagctatgattgggtcaccgcactccagcctaggtgacagagcgagatcttgtctcaaaatataaaaataaaaataaattcacaaagaGTCCATGTTCATTTTAGAGAATTTAGTAACTATtgatgaaaaaatacatttattctttaGCTAAAAGCATACATAATATACCATAGATGCTGTATACTAAGACACTTAACATTTCATAAAAAGTAATAGATTGCtaagaaatgtcatttttaacAGGGATAATGTTTTTCCTAATGCTTTGGGGTTTTTacgttttttttcttctcatttcagcAAAGGAGTGTGGTGGTGTCTTTACAGATCCAAAGCGAATTTTTAAATCTCCAGGCTTCCCAAATGAGTACGAAGATAACCAAATCTGCTACTGGCACATTAGACTCAAGTATGGTCAGCGTATTCACCTGAGTTTTTTAGATTTTGACCTTGAAGATGACCCAGGTTGCTTGGCTGATTATGTTGAAATATATGACAGTTACGATGATGTCCATGGCTTTGTGGGAAGGTACGTATGGGTCCCCATACAGGAAGTTAAATGAATGTCCAGTATTTTGTTTGATGCTTCTTTAATTTTCCCTCAACTGTCCCTATAATATTGATTTTGGAATAGTTCTACTCTCCTAAAGCACCATATCATTTTTCAACAAAGATTTTTCTTAGCTGGCTGCTACAACATACTTATTAAAGCAGTGAGAGCTGCCTTTTGATTATGGCTAAGTTGTAAGAACTAGTTAGTCTATTTTATAAACACCTCAAGATCTGACTACAACATACTTATTAAAGTAGTGAGAGCTGCCTTTTGATTATGGCTAAGTTGTAAGAAATAGTTAGTCTATTTTATAAACACCTCAAGATCTGACTATAACATACTTATTAAAGTAGTGAGAGCTGCCTTTTGATTATGGCTAAGTTGTAAGAACTAGTTAGTCTATTTTATAAACACCTCAAGATCTGACTAACAATAGGAGGAAGAAAGATATGTGAGTTGCAAAAATTGTTCAGGTTTTTAAGTTCTAATTTCTTACAACCTTAAAAATGATtatagggccgggcacggtgtctcacgcctgtaatccacaccactttgggaggccaaggtgagtggattacctgaggtcaggagttcaagaccagcctggccaacatggcaaaaccctgtttttactaaaaatacaaaaattagctgggcgtggtggcaggcgcctgtaatcccaactactcaggaggctgaggcaggagaatcacttgaacccgggaggtggaggttgcagtgagccaagattgcaccactgcactctagcctgggtgacagagcaagactctgtctcaaaaaaaaaaaaggattataaattcaGTAATTGTTGCCTTTCTTCTTCCTACAAAGCATTGTGCTAAGTATTATGGAAGTAAGGTAAATAAGCAAAGTTTAACCCTTtctctctttaatatttttcctttggcttttcAACATGCTAGAACACAACCTTTTTCTTCACACTCCAAATCTTTAATATACTTTGAATTTTGAGTGTCTTATGATATATTGCAAATTAAAGAGTGTACAATtaggtattttatatattcagGTCCCCACCTAATAACCCATATTTTAGACTATCAATTATCAATAGACTATCAGTTTTCAATTCTCTATTATACATGATAGTAatttaatggggaaaaaatggTAATGGGGACAACTTAAAAATGACAAACTCAATCcctttttatgttgattttgaacGTGTaatttaaatacaaagaaaaccaaaggCATTTCTTGCAAAAATGAAGAGTTTtttaagggaaaatattttttgttttgttttcttctttctacatctttttttctttttttttttttcttttttttgagatggagtctcactctgtcaccaggctggagtgcagtggcacaatctcggctcactgcaacctctgcctcccatgttccagcaattctcctgccccagcatcccgagtagctgggattacaggcgcctaccactacgcctggctaatttttgtatttttagtagaggtggggtttcaccatgttggccaggctggtctcaaactcctgacttcaggtgatccgcctgcctcagccttctaaagtgctgggattacaggcgtgagccaccgcacctggccttgttttcttctttagctgACAGACTACTGCTATAGAGAAAAGAtagtttataaaaatagtttgatgAAGACACGAAGTAGAGTTGGGGAATTAAGAACAAAGTACAGGcaggcacacctgtggtcccagctactttggaagctgaggcaggatgagcacttgagcccagtagttctgGGCTACAGTGCGCTATGCTGGTGGGGTGTCCACACTAAGAGCAGCATCAATATGATGACCTCTCAGGAGTcggggaccaccaggttgcctaaggaggggtgaacgTGCCCAGGTCAGAAACAAGCAGATTAAAACTCCCGTGCTGAGAATTGGGAAGAAGCCTATGAATAAACATtgtatttcagcctgggcaatacagcaacatcctatcttatataaaataataaactactGTCTTTAGGAGGTTTGAACAGGCTAATTTGTTATTTCTtggatttatattatataatttaccctTTAGGTAAATTTAGACTTTTCCTCTagaataaattacatatttagaAACCTGTAAAACCCTTACCTTTTTATATGTGTAAAAGGGTTCCTTTCAAGTCATGATTCAGATAAAAATCAAATCCTCTTACACCTATAAGgtccaaaataatttttccagaTTTAAATCAGTCTATCCtagaattcaaaatattaatatcacCAAGCATATGCCCATCTTCTACAACTGTGAAGAAAACTTTATAAagttaattagaaataaatttttaaggctggacacagtggcttatgcccgtaatcctagcactttgggaggccgaggcagttggatcacctgaggtcaggagtttgcgaccagcctggccaacatggcaaaaccctgtctctactaaaaatacaaaaattagtagggtgtggtggcacatacctgtaatcccagctactcgggagcctgaggcaggagaatcacttgaacccaggaggcagaggttgcagtgagctgagattgtgccattgtactccagcccgggctatagaccgagactccatctggaaaaaaagaaagaaaattttaatttttccaaatagATTCAAATTATCTGCTGCACAAAATTTTCTAGTTACACAAAGTAAAAATGCCACACATATCTTTCCTTTAAAATCtcattggctgggtgcggtggctcacacctgtaatcccaacactttgagaagctgaggggggaggatcacctgaagccaggagttcaagaccagcctggccaacatggtgaaaccccatctttactaaaagtacaaaaattagccaggtgtggtggtgcatgcctgtaatctcagttacttgggaggctgagacaggagaatcgcttgaacccaggaggaagaggttgcggtgagccgagactgcgccactgcactccagcctgagcgacagagcaagactccatctaaataaaataaaataaaataaaatatcatcaatattGTAAGAAGATTATTTCAAATAACAAACTTTGTTTTAACTCTTATTCTCTCTTAC is part of the Pan paniscus chromosome 13, NHGRI_mPanPan1-v2.0_pri, whole genome shotgun sequence genome and harbors:
- the TNFAIP6 gene encoding tumor necrosis factor-inducible gene 6 protein, with the translated sequence MIILIYLFLLLWEDTQGWGFKDGIFHNSIWLERAAGVYHREARSGKYKLTYAEAKAVCEFEGGHLATYKQLEAARKIGFHVCAAGWMAKGRVGYPIVKPGPNCGFGKTGIIDYGVRLNRSERWDAYCYNPHAKECGGVFTDPKRIFKSPGFPNEYEDNQICYWHIRLKYGQRIHLSFLDFDLEDDPGCLADYVEIYDSYDDVHGFVGRYCGDELPDDIISTGNVMTLKFLSDASVTAGGFQIKYVAMDPVSKSSQGKNTSTTSTGNKNFLAGRFSHL